The nucleotide sequence GGAATGCAGCCGACGTTGAGGCAGGTGCCACCGAGCTCGGCGCGCTTCTCGACCAAGGCGACCTTGAGGCCGAGTTGAGCGGCGCGGAACGCGCAGACGTAGCCGCCGGGACCGGCGCCGATGACGATGAGATCGAAGGAGGAGGAGTCAGACATGATGACCTTTCTGCTTAATCTTTCTTTTTATCGTTCGCTCCACCCGTAGTCGGGAGAAAGAGAAAGATAGCGAAGAAAGAGAAAGAGGGTTTTAGATATCCAGTAAGAGGCGGGTGGGATCTTCGATGGCCTCTTTCACCTTCACGAGGAAGGTCACGGCTTCCTTACCGTCGACGAGGCGGTGATCGTAGCTGAGGGCCAGATACATCATCGGGCGGATGACGACTTCGCCGTTGACCGCCATGGGGCGCTCATTGATCGCGTGCAGCCCGAGGATAGCGCTCTGCGGAGCGTTGAGAATGGGGGTCGAGAGCATCGAGCCGAAGATGCCGCCATTGGTGATGGTGAACACGCCGCCGTCGAGATCGGCGAGGGTGATCTTGCCGTCACGGGCGCGTTTGGCGACTTCGCCGATGGCGGATTCGATGCCGGCCATGGAAAGGGTGTCGCAGTCGCGGATGACCGGGACCATGAGGCCCTTGGGCGTGGAGACGGCGACGCCCACGTCGTAGTAGTTGTTGGTGACGATTTCCTTGCCGTCGATCATGGCGTTGACGCCGGGCACTTCCTTGAGCGCGTGCACCACGGCCTTGGTGAAGAACGACATGAAGCCGAGCTTGAAGCCGTTCTTCTTCACGAAGACGTCCTGATATTTTTTGCGCAGCTCCATCACCGCGCTCATGTCGACCTCGTTGAAGGTCGTGAGCATGGCGGCTTGTTGTTGAGCCTGGACGAGACGCTCGGCGATTTTGGCACGGAGCGGGGTCATTTTCTTGCGCGTTTGGCGCTCGCCGGAGGCGGCGGGTTTGGCGGCGGCTGGCTGGGGCTTGGGTGCGGGAGTAGGGGCCGAGCTGGAGCTCGGCGTTTCCGGGGACTTGGCGGCGGCCAGCATGTCGCCTTTGGTGACGCGGCCGGCTTTGCCGGTGCCTTCAACGGTGGATGGATCAACGTCGGTTTCTTCGGCGAGTCGGCGCACGGCGGGCGATTGGGTGGATTCGGCCGCGGGGGCGTCTGGTTCTTCCTCTGCTGGGGCGGAGGACGTGGGTGCCGTCTCTCCCTTGGCGTCGGTGTCGATTTCGGCGACGACTTCACCAATTTTCACTTCGGCACCTTCCTCGACCTTGAGGCTGATGACGCCGTCGGCCTCGGCGAGGCCTTCGGACGTGATTTTGTCGGTTTCGAGTTCGAACAGGGCCTGGCCGTTTTTGACGGTGTCGCCATCGGCAACGTGCCATGTGGCGAGGACGCCGGAACTGATCGATTCGCCGAGGGGCGGGATTTTGACTTCGAGAGACATGAGCTAAGTGAGAAGGATGAAGAGTGAAGTAAGACGTCGGGTTAGAGGCTGAACGCTTCCATAAGGAATTGAGCGAGTTCGCGCTTGTGGAGGGCAAGGGCGCCGACGGCGGGTGAAGCGGCGGCATCGCGACCGGCGTAGATGGCTTTGCGGCCGAAGATCGTTTCAAGTTGCGGCGCGAGGTAGGACCAGGCGCCCATATTGTGCGACTCCTCCTGGCACCAGACCAAACGGGCGTCGGCGTGGCTGGCGGCGAGGTTTTTCAGCTCTTCGGTGTGGAGGGGATAAAGCTGCTCGATGCGGACGATGGTGGTGTCGGTGATCTCTTTTTCGCGCCGGTAGGCGTCGAGATCGTAGTAGACCTTGCCCGAGCAGAGGATGAGGCGTTTGGCCGCCGCAGACGGCGTGGGGTCGGGCATGATCTCCAAGAAGGAGGTGCCCTCGAGGAAATCTTCGACGTTGGACACGGCTTCCGGATGACGGAGCAGTGACTTGGGCGACATGACGACCAAAGGCTTGCGGAAGTCGCGGTGCATCTGGCGACGCAGGGCATGGAAGAAGTTGGCCGGGGTCGAGATGTTGGCGACCTGGATGTTGTCTTCGGCGCAGGCTTGGAGGAAGCGTTCGAGGCGGGCGGAGGAGTGCTCCGGACCCTGACCTTCGTAACCGTGGGGCAGGAGTAGCACGATACCGGATACGCGCTGCCATTTGGATTCGGAGGTGGTGATGAACTGGTCGATGACGACCTGGGCGCCGTTGACGAAATCGCCGAACTGGGCCTCCCACTGGCAGAGCATCTCGGGGTAGTCCAGGGAGTAGCCGTAATCGAACCCGAGCACGGCCGCTTCGGAGAGGAGCGAGTTGTAGACGCAGAGTTTACCCTGCTTCTCGGCCACGTGATCGAGGGGGGCGTAACGCTCGCGGGTTTCCTCGTCGTAGAGGTAGGCGTGGCGTTGGCTGAAGGTGCCGCGGCGGCAGTCCTGGCCGGAGAGGCGCACGGGGGTGCCTTCGCCGAGGAGGGTGCCCCAGGCGAGGGATTCCGCGTAGGACCACTCGATGGGGCCGCCGGCGGTGAAGGCCTTGGCGCGATTGTCGAGCAGGCGCTGGATCTTCTTGTTAACGTGAAAGCCGTCGGGCGTATGGGTGAGGGCGTGGGAGACGACGGCGAGGGCGTCCTGCGTCACTCCGGTGAGAACGGGAGCGTGACTGTAACTGGGTTGGAAGATCGCGGTCGAGCCGCGGAACTGGTCCTGGGTTTCCTTGGCGGCGACGCGGGCGGCGTCGGCCTCTTTGGCTTTCTTGAAATCGGCCTCCATCGCGCCGGTGTATTCGGCGACAATCGCGTCGGCGTCAGCTTGGGTGATCGTGCCTTCCTTGATGAGCTGGTCGGTGTAGATCGACGAAACGAGCGGGTGGCTGCGAATCGACTTATACATGAGTGGCTGGGTGAAGGCGGGCTCGTCGCTCTCGTTGTGGCCGTGCCGGCGGTAGCACACCATGTCGATGACCACGTCGCGTTGGAACTTCACGCGAAACTCGAGGGCGAGCTGGGTCACGTAGCAGACGGCCTCGGGATCGTCGCCGTTCACGTGGAATACCGGGGCTTCGATCATCTTGGCGACGTCGGTGCAGTAATGGGTCGAGCGGGCGTCGGCGGGATTGGTGGTGAAACCAATCTGGTTGTTGATGACGAAGTGAACGGTGCCGCCGGTGCGGTAGCCCGGGAGTTGGGAAAAGTTCAGCGTTTCCGCGACAACGCCCTGACCGGCGAAGGCGGCGTCGCCGTGGATGAGCAACGGACAGACTTTGCGGCGTTCGAGATCACCGCGGATGCGTTGGCGGGCCCGGGCCTTGCCCTCGACGACGGGGTTGACGATCTCGAGGTGGGATGGGTTGGCGGCGAGTCGCACCTCGACGTCGCCGCCGGTCTTCGTGGGGAAGACGGCCTCGAACCCGAGGTGGTATTTCACGTCGCCATCACCCGCAACGGCGTCGGGGATGTAGTTTTCGGAGAACTGGTCGAAGAGGACGGAAAACGGCTTGCGCAGGATGTTGGCGAGCACGGAGAGGCGACCGCGGTGGGCCATGCCCATGACGACTTCCTCGATGCCTAGTTCGGGGCATTTCTCGAGGAACGAGTCGAGCGCGGCGATGGTGGTCTCGCCGCCTTCGAGCGCGAAACGCTTCTGGCCGACGAATTTGGTGTGGAGGAACTTCTCGAACAGCTCCGCCTTGTGCACGCGGCGCAGGATCTGGGTTTTGCGAAACTTGTCGAAAGACGGCTGGTTGTTGCACATCTCCATTTTCAGCTGGAGCCAATCGCGGGCCTCCATGTCGCCGACGTGCATGTATTCGACGCCGATCGTGCCGCTGTAGGTTTGGTTCAGCGTATCGATGATGTCGCGGAGCTTCATCTGTCCTCCGCCCTTGTAGCGGGTGAGGGTGAACGACTCGTCCATGTCGGCCTCGGTGAACTCGAAGGACTCGGGCGAGAGTTTGGGGTGCGGAGCGGGCCGCGGATTGAGCGGATCGAGATGCGCCTGCATGTGCCCGTGAGAGCGATGGGCATTGATCATGCGAATCGCCATGACCTGTTTGCGACTGTCGACCACGTTTACTCCGGCGGCGCTGGCACCGGCGGAGGTCATCGGACCACCATCGTGACCCAGCGTGAAACCTTGGAAAAATGCGCGCCAGGTGGCGTCGACGGACGAGGGGTCTTCCAACCATTGCTCGTAGAGAGATTCGAAAACCTCAGCGTTGGCGCCGGCGGAAAGGGAGGACGGATTCATGATGATGGGAAGAGGAACCGCGTTTCGCAAAATGAGAGGCGTTGCGCGGTCGGGTTCAGGCAACTCACCTGAAGATAGAGATTTGGTCGTGATCGCAAAGTAAGCGTAACGTTTACTCAAGTGCGATCCCGGTAGAAACTACGTCGATTGATGTAGTTTGAGATTCCCTAACACCGGGCAGGAGCGGCATTAATTCCCCTATTCAAACGATGGAAACCGAAATCAAATCTTCATTATCCGCTTTGATGACCGCGATCGAGCAGTCTGACGGGCAGGTCATTGCCACCGAAATGGCGCGCCTGGATGGTTTTCTACAAACGGGGCGCGGGGCGTTGCACCCGCAGCTGGTGCATTTTTTGGAGAACCGCAGTTATGCGAAGGCGGTGATGTTTTTGGGCGGAGATTTCGATATTCCGGTGGGAGTGTGCGGAGGACGTCATGGCCGGTCGTAAGGATCGCAGCGGCAAGGTTTCCACCGACGGAGGGGGAGACTTGGGGCAAAATCCGTTCGCAGCGCTGGGTGGACTGAGCAATTTACCGGCGGGACCGACTCCCACCGAACCCGCCCCGCCCCCGACCGCCTCGTCGAAGCGTGGTCAACCGAACAAAAATCGCGGTCGCGTCGAAATCCGACGCCTCACAGGTGGACGAGGTGGAAAAACGGTCACGGCGGCGTCGGGATTCGTGGGCATTAGCGAAGCCGAGAAAGCGCAATTGGCCAAACGCCTGCAAAAAGCCTGCGGCGCCGGTGGCACGGTCAAAGACGGCGCGATCGAAATCCAAGGCGACAAACGCGATCAAGTCGCGGCGATCCTGACCGAAGCGGGATTCCGCCCGGTGATGGCGGGCGGGTGAAAGGTGCCGCGGTGGGGCTTATCTCTACCAGATTACGCTTCCGGCGTATGGGTTGAATGGCGAGTCGTCGGTGACGAAGGGGAGGTTTTCGATCAATGCCGTCGAAATGATCAGTCGGTCGAATGGGTCGCGGTGATGGAATGGCAGGTTGGCGACTCCCAGCAGGAGGGGGCGTTTACGCCGCCAGACCGGCTGCCAAGGCCAGTGCGGGGCGGGCGCGATTGAGGATGTAGAGGTGGTAGCCGGGGGCGCCGTTGGCGATGAGGCCGCGGATCTGGTCCAAGGCCCAGTCGATGCCGATGATTTCGACGACGTCGGGGCTTTCGGCCGCGACTTCGAGACGGCGGTTGAGTTGGGCGGGCAGGGCCGTGCCGCACATGGCGGCGATGCGGGTGATCTGCTTGAGCGAGAGCACGGGCATGATGCCGGGCACGATGGGAACGGTGATCCCGGCGGCGCGGCATTTTTCGACAAAGCGGTAGTAGATGGCGTTGTCGAAGAAGAGCTGGGTCGTGATGAAATCGGCCCCGGCGTCGACCTTGCGTTTGAGGTTGTCGAGGTCGGTTTCAAGCGAGAAGGCTTCCGGGTGCTTTTCCGGGTAACCGCCGACACCGAGGCAAAAATCCGGGTGCCGCGCCTTGAGCAGGGTCACGAGTTCGTTGGCGTAGCGCAGGCCGTCGGTAGCGACTTCGAAGGTGGTTTCTCCTTTGGGCGGGTCGCCGCGCAGGGTCATGATGTTGCGAAAGCCGTCGGCAAAGAGGCGGTCGGCGTGGGCCTCCAACTCGTCGCGGCTGTGGCCGACGCAGGTCAGATGTGGCATGACGGTGAACCCGAGCTCGTCTTTGAGCAGGGCGGAAACTTGCGCCGTGCGGTCCCGGGTGCTGCCACCGGCGCCGTAAGTCACGGAAACGAAATCCCATTCGATGGCCTTCAGTGCTTCGGCGGATTCGCGCAGGGCAATGACGCCGTCATCGTTTTTAGGCGGGAAAAACTCCAGCGAGCGGAGCGGGCGATTGGAGGCGAAAAGCGAGGAGATGGACCGGTCCTGAGTCATTACGCATCATCATATCGGAATATAATGATATAATATCAAGCCTCTATTCCAAAGGAGCGACAGAGGGGGCGAAGTTTCGCTTCACATCGAGACCCATGAGGCGCAGCGCCGCCCGACCGAGGGGGGCGTAGGGATTGGCCAGCGTTTCAATGGTTTCGAAGTGATTGCTCTCAGGGATGATGAGTAATTCGGCGGCGAGTCCGTGGGCTTGCCCGGCGCGGTGGAACTCGCGGGCCTGACGTTTGAACTCGGGCGTTTCCAAGGTTCCGTGGGCGATGATCAACGGACCCGTGATCCGGTTGAGATGATGAATCGGGCTGAGGCGAGCAATGGCGGGCGCATGGAGCGTCACGTATTCGCGTCGGCTGGACAGCGCGACCGGGTCGAGGTCATACATGCCACTGACGATGAGGCCGCTCTTTAACACGTTGGCCGGCAGGCCGAGTCGCGTCCAATCGGTGATCAGCATGACGGCGGCGAGGTGCCCGCCGGAGGAGAATCCGGACAGGTGGATGCGGTCGCGGTCCCCGCCGAATTCGGCAGCGGCATGATGATAAACCCAAACGATCGCGGATCGCAGTTGGTCGACGAGCGGTTGCAGGTTGCCGTCGTGATCTGTGACCGAAGCAAAGTCGGGCACGACGAAATGGGCCCCTCCACGCACGAACAATTCTGCTGCGAAGGCGTTGTCGCGAGCGCGGCCGAATCGCCAGGTGCCGCCGTGGATGTAGATGTGGATCGGAGCGTTTTTCGCGGCCGTGGGGTAGACGTCCAGATGTTCAGTTGCGTTCGAACCGTAGGCCAGGCGTCGCGGTTCGCCGATCGCCTGCCGGGCCGCGACGCTGTTGGCGGCTTGTCGTTTCAGAACCTGAGCGAGATTGGGGGCGTAGACCGCTTGGTCGTAGACCCGGTCGAGTTCAGCTTGCGTGTAATCGAGCCACACGACCGGCTCGGCCGCGGGCGGGCGGAGGACACCGAATGTCAGCATCACCAGGGCAAGGAGGACGCGGGTCAGACTCATGACTGCGAGGCCAACCAGTTGCGCCAACCGCCGAAGGCCGTGATGTCGGTGGCGTGCTCGAAGCCGATCGGTTCGCACACGAAACCCTTGGTGGTGGTGCCGTCGGCCAGTGTGATGGTGCCGATGGCGAGAGGAGCCGGGACTTCGGCGGTGAATTGTCCGAACGCCGTCGCATTCAGCGACCAAATTTCCACCGCGATGGCCGCGCCGTTGCCATCGACCGGGCAGTGCCGCAGTCCGGGTTTCGGCGGTTGGGTCGCGCTCAGCGCAAACAGTTCGTAGTCGGGCGAAGTCGTGGTCTCGCGCACAAACGTGGCACCGCGATCGGTGAGTTGGTGGTTGAGCGGTTGACCGCGCAGATGCGCGCCGACCACGGCCAGTTCGATCGCATCGTCGTTGGTCGGGGAGGGAGCCGCGATCTCCGGTTGATCGGAGCTGAACCGTGCGCCGATCGCGGCCAGTCTGGCGTCGGACCAAGCCGGACCGAACAGCGTCACGCCAAACGGCAGGCCGTCGGGACGAAACCCCGCGGGGATGGCGAGGGCGGCGGTGTCGAGCAAGTTGGCGAAGTTGGTGTAGTGACCGAGGTTCGAATTGAGGGTGATCGGGTCGGCCTCGAGTTGGGCGCGGGTATAGATCGTCGCCGCCGTGGGCAACACCATGAGGTCGACGTCGGCCCAGACCGCGGCGGCTTCGCGCTGCAGGGCTTTGAGTCGGTAAAACGATTCGAACGCATCGACGGCGAGTGGTTGCGCGCCGCCCTCGATGATGCGGCGGGTGACCGGGTGCATGGCGTCGGCATGGGTCGCGTGAAACGCGCGCACGGCCGACCAACGTTCCGCCACCCACGGCCCCTCGTAGAGCAATCGCGCGGTGGTGGCGAAAGGAGTGAAATCAATTTCGACGCGTTCTCCGCCGAGTGACTCCAGTCGGTTGAGCGCGGCAGCGTAGAGCGGTGGGTTCAGGTCATCGCCGAACCACTGCAACTGATCGGCACGCGGGAGGGCGAAGCGGAAACCGGCGGACGAGCCGCCGGGCACCTTTGGGGCCTCGCGGGCATAGGGATCGGTGGCGTCGAAGCCTCCCGCCACTGCGGCGACGGCGGAAGCCTCGGTCACGGAGGCGGCAAAGATCGAGACGCAATCCAATGAGCGGCAGGCGGGAACCACGCCGGTTGTGCTGAGCCAGCCGCAGGTTGGCTTGAGACCGACCAAGTTGTTGAACGAGGCAGGCACGCGGCCCGAACCGGCGGTGTCGGTGCCAAGGGAAAAGGTCACCAACCCGGCCGCCACGGCCACCGCCGAGCCGCTACTCGACCCCCCCGGAATCATGGCGGGGTGATACGGATTGCGCGGCGTGCCGTAGGGTGAACGCACGCCGACCAGGCCGGTGGCAAACTGGTCGAGATTGGTTTTGCCGATTGGAATGGCGCCGGCGTCGAGCAGTTGCTGCACGACCGGCGCGGAGGCGGTGGGGATGTATCCAAATTCAGGACACCCGGCGGTGGTCGGCACGCCGGCCAGGTCGATGTTGTCCTTGATGGCAAACGGCACACCGTAGAGCGGTTGGTCGCGGGGCCCGCGTTGCATGATCCGTTCGAGGTGGCCGGCCAATTCCGCCGACGAGAGCCGGTGAATCCAGACGGCGGGATCGTCAAGGGCATCGATGCGACGCCCGACTTCCGCGACCACCTCGGCCGGCGTGATCACACCGGGGGCGTAAATCTCGCGCAGCGAATGCAGATCAAATTTAAAATTGGCTAAGTTCACTCGTGGGAGGCTGTGGCGGGAGCGGCGGGAGGCAAGGGAGTGACGGCGGCGAATTTCGCGCAGGCGGCCATCAACGCGGCCACCAGTAGGTAGCTGAGCGCCAGACTCAGGTTCTGTCCGAGGGCGACGTGTTCCCCGTGCATCATGCCGATGAACGTCAACCCGGCGCCGGCGGCGGCGAACGAGGCCGCCCGCCAGAGTTGGCGTTCGATCACAAACACGGTCGTGGCGGCCAGCACGATGCCGGACAACGCGGAGCCGTTGCCGAATGTGCTCATGACGTCGAGCAGCACGCCTTTGCCCGCGAGCGCCCCCGCCAGCTCGGGCGATATGTCGTTGATTCCCGCGGCGGAGAGGGAGTTGCGGATCAAACTCTCCGCCCAGTGCGCCAGGTGTGGCATCACCCCGAGAATGACGGCGGGGGCGTGACGCAGCGGCGTTTCCTGAAACGCCTGCGAGCCGATCAACATGCCGATGTAGAGAAGAATCGGCAGAATCGCGACCACCGGTATCAGCGCCAGCAATACGGATATGATGCCCAGCCAACACAGCACCAGCGCCATGATGCCGGTGGCAAAAGCGTAGCCGCAGCGTCCGCCCATGGCTTTCCACCCCGGATGGCCGATGTAGACCGCGAGATTGTAGGGGTTGCCCATCAGGCAGCCGATCATGCTCACCACGCCGTCGGTCATCAGCACCTGGCGGGTGGAGAACTGGTCCCCCGCGGCGGAGGCGCTCTCGACGTTGTCGAGGGCTTCGATCAAATCGTAGATGCCAAACGGAATCGCGGTGACAATCAACAGGCCGAGGTATTCGAAACCGGAGAACGTGTGCCCGATGGCGGGAATCGGCACGCTGAAGCCGAAGTGGGTGAACGACGCGGTGAGGTTCGAAAGGGTCATGCCGCCGTAGTTGAGATCGAAGAGGTTGGAGCCCCACGCGATGGTGGTGCCGCCGACCAATGCGATGAAACCGGCGGGCAGTCCCTTCATGAATTTCACGCCGCCAAACCAGCTGACCAAAATCACCGCAAAGCAGGTGAGGCCGATGATCGGAGTGGCGAACATCTCCAGCGCCGGTCGCATCGAAATGTAGGTGATCGATATGCCGGTGAGCGTGGCGAGCAGGGCGGCGCGCGGGGTGACGCGTCGTATCCAACTGCCGAATATACTGCCGATGAAGAAGACCACGCTTTGCAGAAACACCCAGGTCAGGCCGGCTTCCCATGCTTTCACCGGATCACCCGTGGCGAGCTTGATCGGCAGCATGATCACCAAGGTCCCGATGAACATGTGCCCGACGCCGGGCCCGGACGGCATGGCGCAGATGTCGGTGCGCCCGGTCTTTTTCATCAGGTCGTAGGCCATCCAACCATAGTAACCGGAGGACAAAAACAGCATCAGGCCGACGGCGGGCAGAATGCGGCCGAAGACCAGTTCGTTGGGAAAGCCGAGCACGAAGGTCAGCAGCCCGGTCATGGTCAGGAGATTGACCAGGATGTTGGTGCCGAAGCCGAAAAAGGCGTTCCAGTCACCGGGAACCCAGAGCTTGGGTTTGGCAGGAGGGAGGGCGGTCGAAGTGGTCATGTTGAAACGGGAGAGGCGGCGAGGGCGGCGAGGACGCGGTCGGTGTCGGAGACCCAACCGAAGATGCCGCCCTGCGCCTTGATCATGGCGAGGCCGGCGGCATGAAATTCGGGAAAGTAGGACGCGGTGGCGTCGGCGGGCACGAGGCAGTCGTAGCCGCGGTCGTTGGCCTCGCGCACCGTGGTGTGGACGCAGACCTCGGTGGTCACGCCGGTGACAATGAGTTGGGTGATGCCGCGGGCCTGCAGCACGGTCTGTAAAGTGGTCGCGTAGAAGGCCCCCTTGCCGGGTTTGTCGATGATGGGCTCACCGGGCAGCGGCGTGAGTTCGGTGATGATGTCGTGACCGGGTTCACCGCGCACGAGGATGCGGCCCATGGGACCTTGGTCGCCGATCGCCAGTGCAGGATTGCCGCGCGTGCGTTTTGCAGGCGGCAGGTCGGACAAGTCGGGGCGATGGCCCTCGCGGGTGTGCACCACGAGCAGGCCGTGCGAGCGCCACGCAGCCAGCAGGCGGCGGTTCGGAGCGATGGCGCGGCGCAGTTGACTGACGTCGTTGCCCAACGATTCGCCAAAACCGCCGGGCTCGACGAAGTCGCGTTGCATGTCGATGACGAGCAGCGCACAGGTGGACGGCGTGAACGGAAAAGGGCCGGGCTCGGCGTCGATGGTCGGAATGGCGAGTTCCATCGGGTCAGGCGGCGGCCGAGGAGAACATGGTGGAGACGGGAGCGGTGCAGACACCGGCTTTCTCGAGTGCGCGGGCGACGCGCAGGAGCTTGGCCTCGCTGAACGGCGCTCCGATCAGTTGGACGGCGCAGGGCAGGGCGCCCGACGGGTGCACGGGGGCGGCCAGAATGGGCAGGCCCACGAGCGAAATCGGTTGAGTGAACAAACCGATGTTGGGCCGCAACGGGAGTTCTTGGCCGTGAAAAGTGAGCGTGGTTTGACCCAACGTCGGAGCGCACAGCGGCGTGGCCGGAGCGATCAGGACATCGACCTCCGCGAAGATCGCCCGGAGCTGGTCGCGCCACCAAGCGCGGAAGCGTTGCGCTTGATCGACCCAGGCGGCGGGCAAGAGGGCACCGGCGAGAAGACGGTCGCGGACGTTGGGATCAAAATCGTGGGCGCGTTGCCGCAAGCGGTCGAGATGGCGGGCGCCACTCTCGGCTGCGGTGATGACGAAGGCGGCGGTGCGGGCCAAGCCGGGCTCGGGCAGCTCGACCACGCGATCCGAGGCCAGCGCAGCGGCGACGGTGGCCACGGCGCCGTGGACGGTGGCTTCACCGCCGCTGGCAAAGTAGCCACCGAGTTGCGCGATGCGCAGGCCGTCGAGTCCACCGCCCAGTTGGGTGGAAACGAGCGGCAGCGGGACGGAAGTGCAGGCGGCGTCGCGACTGTCGGGTCCGGCCATGGCGTCGTAGGCGACGGCGAGATCGGCTACGGAGCGGGCGAACGGACCGATGGTATCGAGAGCATCCACGAAGGGGAAGGAACCCGCGCGGGAAAGCGCACCGTAAGTGGGCCGGAGTCCCCAGATACCGCAGAAGGAGGCCGGGACTCGAATGGAGCCGTTGGTATCGGTGCCGAGGGCAATCGGCACCAGACCACCAGCCACCGCGGCGCCGGAACCACCGGAGGAACCGCCGGCGGAGCGGCTGAGTTCACGCGGATTGTGGGTGGCGCCATCGTGGATGTTTTCGGTGACGAAATCGTAGGCGTATTCGCCCATGTTGAGCGCGCCGAGACAAACGGCCCCGGCCGCCTGCAAACGCGCGACGGCGGTGGCGTCCCGGGAGGCGGGCGGGTCGTCGCGGTTGATCTTGGAGCCGGCGACCGTGACTTCACCGGCAAGATCGAACAGGTTTTTAACGGCGTAAGGGACGCCCGCGAGCGGACCGGGATCGCGACCGGCCGCGATGGTGGCATCGACGGCGTCGGCCTCGGCCCGGGCGCGGGGGGCGGTGACGAGAGTGAAGGCGTTGAGCTCGGTATGCGTGGCGGCGATACGCTCCAGCAGCAGGTCGGTGACGGAGCGCGCGGAGATGCGGCGCTCGCGGACGGCGGCGGCGATCTCGGTGGCGGTGGCAGTGACAGGATCGAGGCTCATGGGTTGAAGACCGGGGCGGGTTCGGTTTCGTCGGGAAGCTCCATGGCCAGCAAGGGTCCGGCCAATCGCGCGATCACCTCGAGGTTGCGGGTGACGCCGAGTTGATGGCTCGGTTCGATGGTCAGGTTCTGCGCGGCGGCGGCGTGTTTGAGGTAGACGGTCCAGTCGGGGCCGGCGGGCGGAGTGAACGGGGCGAGCGAAACGTGGGCGGCGACGATGCGCCAATTGCCGTCGATGAGCGTCCACAGCTGCGATTGGCGACCCTGGCGTTCGATGCCGGAGACCTTGG is from Synoicihabitans lomoniglobus and encodes:
- a CDS encoding cysteine hydrolase family protein, coding for MELAIPTIDAEPGPFPFTPSTCALLVIDMQRDFVEPGGFGESLGNDVSQLRRAIAPNRRLLAAWRSHGLLVVHTREGHRPDLSDLPPAKRTRGNPALAIGDQGPMGRILVRGEPGHDIITELTPLPGEPIIDKPGKGAFYATTLQTVLQARGITQLIVTGVTTEVCVHTTVREANDRGYDCLVPADATASYFPEFHAAGLAMIKAQGGIFGWVSDTDRVLAALAASPVST
- a CDS encoding AtzH-like domain-containing protein, encoding MLTVNDPATVAAVTAAFDAYEAALIANDVPALQAFFWDSPEAIRFGVNEQLYGADEIAAFRQNRVINFSQRRGLRTTVTTLGPEIGSVMYEYVSKVSGIERQGRQSQLWTLIDGNWRIVAAHVSLAPFTPPAGPDWTVYLKHAAAAQNLTIEPSHQLGVTRNLEVIARLAGPLLAMELPDETEPAPVFNP
- a CDS encoding AtzE family amidohydrolase, with product MSLDPVTATATEIAAAVRERRISARSVTDLLLERIAATHTELNAFTLVTAPRARAEADAVDATIAAGRDPGPLAGVPYAVKNLFDLAGEVTVAGSKINRDDPPASRDATAVARLQAAGAVCLGALNMGEYAYDFVTENIHDGATHNPRELSRSAGGSSGGSGAAVAGGLVPIALGTDTNGSIRVPASFCGIWGLRPTYGALSRAGSFPFVDALDTIGPFARSVADLAVAYDAMAGPDSRDAACTSVPLPLVSTQLGGGLDGLRIAQLGGYFASGGEATVHGAVATVAAALASDRVVELPEPGLARTAAFVITAAESGARHLDRLRQRAHDFDPNVRDRLLAGALLPAAWVDQAQRFRAWWRDQLRAIFAEVDVLIAPATPLCAPTLGQTTLTFHGQELPLRPNIGLFTQPISLVGLPILAAPVHPSGALPCAVQLIGAPFSEAKLLRVARALEKAGVCTAPVSTMFSSAAA